Within the Nocardioides aurantiacus genome, the region TGCACCGCGCCTTCGGGTACGACGCGTCGTACGAGCCGGATCCCGACCTCGCGGGTCGCGTGCTGTGGCTCGACGCCCTGACCGCCAACGTCGACCGCTCCTGGCGCAACCCCAACCTGCTGCTGTGGAGCGGGGCGCTGTGGGCCATCGACCACGGGGCGGCGCTCTACTTCCACCACAGCTGGCCCGGCGGTGGCGGCAGCCCCGAGCGGTTCGCGGGCCAGGCCTACGACGCGAGCGAGCACATCATGCGGCGCTTCACCCCGCAGGCGCGCGCCCAGGACACGGCGCTGGCCGCCCGGGTCGACGAGACGGCGCTGCGCCGGGTGCTGGCCGAGGTCCCCGACGAGTGGCTGGAGCCGGTCCCGGGGGCCGAGGACGCCGAGGCGCTGCGCGAGCGCTACGTCGCCTTCCTGCTCGCGCGGGTGTCGGGGGAGCGGCCGTGGCTGCCGGAGGACGGGGCGTGAACGGCTACCAGTACGTCGTGCTGCGCTGCGTCCCGCGCGTGGAGCGCGAGGAGTTCCTCAACGTGGGCGTCGTCCTCTACTCCGAGGCGGCCGGGTTCCTGGCCAGCGCCGCCCACGTCGACGACGAGCGGCTGCGCGCGCTCGACCCGGGCCTGGACCCCGCGCAGGTCCGACGGGCGCTGCGGGGCGTCGAGGAGGTGTGCCGCGGCGAGGGGCGCCTCGACCTCGCCGTGGGGGCGCGCGCCACGGCGTACGGCACCCGCGAGGCGGCCGACACGCTCGGCACCCGGTTCGGGCTGCTGCGTGCACCTCGGAGCACCGTCGTGCAGCCGGGGCCGGTGCACGGCGGCCTGACCGAGGATCCCGCGGCCGAGCTGCCGCGGCTGTTGGCGGCGTACGTCGGCTGAGGCCTCAGACGGGGACGAGCTCGACGGCGCCGACGGCGTAGCGGGCGAGCACGGTGCGGGCCAGCTCGGGGTCGGCCCCGAGCGGCTCGGAGACCGCGACGGCGCCGGCCTCCAGGGCCAGCTCCGCTGCGCGGTCGGGCAGGAACCCGGGCGCGAGGAACATCGAGGCGACCGCCACGTGGCGACGACCCTCGCGACGGAACGCACGGACGGCCTCACCGGTCGCCGGCGGGGCCGAGGAGGCGAACGCCGCGACGACGGGCAGGTGGTGACGCGCGCCCCACACCCGGGCCAGCCGGGCGACGGCCTGGTTGGCGACGGTGTCCGAGGACCCCGACGCGGCCAGGACCAGGGCGTCGAGCTCACGCACCCGCGCGCCGCGCAGGGCGTCGCGCAGCCGTGCGTCGAGGACGCCGAGGAAGGCCGGCTCCAGGCCGAGGATGCGGGTGGCGCGCACCTGCAGGCGGGCGTGGCGGTCCATGGCCTCCTGCACGACCCGCGGCACGTCGACCTTGGCGTGGTAGCCCTCGTTGAGCAGCAGCGGGACGACGACGACCTCGTCGTGGCCCTCGGCGACGAGCCGGTCGACGACCGCGTGGAAGCCGGGCTCGGCCAGCTCGAGGAAGGCCGCCTCCACACGCAGGTCGGGGCGCAGCCGGCGGGTCTCGGCCGCGAGGGCCTCGACGGTGGCGGCCGAGCGGGGGTCACGGCTGCCGTGGGCGAGGGTGACGAGGGCTGGAGCGGTCACGTTCCGGCTCCCTTCGAGCTCGTGCGGCGGACGCCGTTGTCCGGTGCGGGTGGTCGCCGGGGGACCGGCGGGGTGTCGGGTGGGACGGGGCGGACTACTGGTGGATGCCGCACTCGGTCTTGTTGCTGCCGGCCCAGCGGCCGCTGCGCGGGTCCTCACCGGGGGCGACCCGGCGGGTGCAGGGCCAGCAGCCGATCGAGGGGTAGCCGTCGTACTGCAACGGGTTCACGAGGATGCCGTTCTCGTCGATGTAGCGCTGCACGTCCTCGTCGGACCAGCGCGCCAGCGGCGAGACCTTGACCTTCTGCTTCTTCTCGTCCCAGCCCACGACGGGGGCGATCACCCGGTTGTGGGTCTCGGCGCGACGCAGGCCGGTCGCCCAGGCGTCGTACGACGCGAGGCCCTCGGCCAGCGGCTGCACCTTGCGCAGCTTGCA harbors:
- a CDS encoding HipA family kinase; translated protein: MRSVRATRYVTPLREGGSLPGVVEADDLGVYVCKFRGAGQGVRVLVAEVVVAGLAALVDVPVPELVGVDLARDIARYEADEEVQDLLTASLGLNLGVDLLHRAFGYDASYEPDPDLAGRVLWLDALTANVDRSWRNPNLLLWSGALWAIDHGAALYFHHSWPGGGGSPERFAGQAYDASEHIMRRFTPQARAQDTALAARVDETALRRVLAEVPDEWLEPVPGAEDAEALRERYVAFLLARVSGERPWLPEDGA
- a CDS encoding DUF3037 domain-containing protein, producing the protein MNGYQYVVLRCVPRVEREEFLNVGVVLYSEAAGFLASAAHVDDERLRALDPGLDPAQVRRALRGVEEVCRGEGRLDLAVGARATAYGTREAADTLGTRFGLLRAPRSTVVQPGPVHGGLTEDPAAELPRLLAAYVG
- a CDS encoding sirohydrochlorin chelatase; protein product: MTAPALVTLAHGSRDPRSAATVEALAAETRRLRPDLRVEAAFLELAEPGFHAVVDRLVAEGHDEVVVVPLLLNEGYHAKVDVPRVVQEAMDRHARLQVRATRILGLEPAFLGVLDARLRDALRGARVRELDALVLAASGSSDTVANQAVARLARVWGARHHLPVVAAFASSAPPATGEAVRAFRREGRRHVAVASMFLAPGFLPDRAAELALEAGAVAVSEPLGADPELARTVLARYAVGAVELVPV